The window TGATAATTCTTTGCTAATTTTATTTGCACAAAATACTCCATAATTAGTAGGTTTTCTCGATCCTATCATAGCTATGCAAAATTCATTTAATAAATTTTTGTTTCCCTTAAAATAAAGTATATGCGGTGGATCATATATATGTTTTAACCTCTTAGGATAATTGGAATTATTTATTGTTACGTAATTCATTTCATGTTTTTTTAGATTTTCTTTTATCTCATGTAAATAAGTTGAACTTCTATAGTTTACTATATTTTTCTTTATTTTTAAACTTATATTTGGTATTTTATATATTTCTTCATCAGATACAATATCAAAATTTTGAATATCAGTAAAATAATCATCTATTTTTTGTATAGTTTTATATCCTATACCTTTTATATGAGACAACAAAAGGTACATATCATCCATATTCATAAATAAACTCCTCAACGTTTTATAATTTATTGGATATTATGCACATTTTACATACCATTATACATTAAATAAATTAAAATGCAAAATAAAGAAAATATCTTCGCCTACAAGGCGAAGATATTTTCTTTATTTCTCTCCCATATTAAAAATTTATCTAATTCCGATTTTATATTGCTTAATACAAAATACACTACTATCATATCATCTATATACCCTACATTCTCCATAGAATCTGGTATAAAGTCAACTGGGCTTATAAAATAGTTAATGGCTACTATAGCCCATACTATAGATTCTATATTTATATCCTTATATTCATCTGAATAATACGTTTTAACTAATCTGTATATTTTTTTCATATTGCCAACAAACTCAACTACTTTTTGTTCATTTTTATCAAACTTCATATTATTCAATTTATAATCTACTTGTAAAAGTATTTCTTCTATTTTATTAATATCATTTGAATAAATCTGAGCATCTTTTCTAGCGTTTTTGAAGTACTCAGAACTTAATATATCTTTAGCTACTTGACTTGGATTTATCATTAAATAAACCATCCTTTCTATATTGCTTATAATAGTATTATATCAAAATAGAATACATTTATATATAGATTTAATAAATACTTAATATTTGAATATTATAGTTAAATTTTGGTTTATCATCCATTCAAAAACTAATTATTATTTTAAAAATTGAAAACAATAATAGTAAATATATAAAAAAGGATGTGATTGTATGAACAAAAAATATAACGATAATACTAAACATAATGATTCAATTGATAACAAAGATAAAACAGAATATGCTCCAGAATTAACAGCAGATGATAGATATTATACGAAAGAAGAAAGAAAAGACGGTTACAATGTAAGTATTATGGGATATTTAGCTATTTTCGCTTCTATAGTATCTTTATTTACTTATCCTGTAACATTTGGTGTTATTGGTATAATACTTGGTGTAATATCTATATATTCAGGTTCTAAGACACTTGGCTACTGGGCAATAGGAATAGGAGTTGTTACCTCTGTTTCTAGTTTATTCTTTAGAGTAGCTTTATTCTCTTATATATTTTCTATGTTCTATTAAACAAAAAGGCTGTTCCAAGATCATCTTGGAACAGCCTTTTTTCCATAAATAAAAAATACGTGGCTACGTCCTACTCTTCCAGGGGGCTGCCCCCCAAGTACCATCGGCGCTAAAGAGCTTAACTTCTGTGTTCGGAATGGGAACAGGTGTATCCTCTTTGCTGTAATAACCACATAATCTTCATTTTGTTATAAACTCAGTATTGATTTTTAATATTACAAATTAATACCTTCAAAATTGACCAGATTTAAAATTTGGTTAAGTCCTCGATCTATTAGTATTCATCAGCTGAACCCATTACTGAGCTTACACCTTGAACCTATCAACCAGGTAG is drawn from Tepidibacter hydrothermalis and contains these coding sequences:
- a CDS encoding YkvA family protein — encoded protein: MINPSQVAKDILSSEYFKNARKDAQIYSNDINKIEEILLQVDYKLNNMKFDKNEQKVVEFVGNMKKIYRLVKTYYSDEYKDINIESIVWAIVAINYFISPVDFIPDSMENVGYIDDMIVVYFVLSNIKSELDKFLIWERNKENIFAL